Part of the Zygotorulaspora mrakii chromosome 2, complete sequence genome, gataatacAATACCCAGTTCAAAATGATTCCTAAGGCTCCAAATGTGACGTAGTTAAGAAGAGAGGTTCCCGTGAACTCATTGGCTTTATTCAGTATGAACAGTCTCAAGAAAATTGTGAAAGCATACGTTATCCAGCCAATGAATCCTAATGTGACAATTGTTCTGATAAACCTCCAATTATACGTGGTCAGATAATGCAATCCATCCAATGTATTCTTCATCAGCTCTTCGGTTAACAGAATCGCTTTCGGCTCCAATGCTGTTTCACCCATAGCAATTCTACTTAACAACTTCTCAATTTCAATCAAATATTGGCTATGGTTTTTCTCAACAAATCCCCCATATTCCTTATAAACAAACTGAGAATTTATAACTTCCTTTTCCTTCACTAAATATTGTTCCAGGACGCTTTTAGCGTTATTGTAAAGACCATGTAGTTTTTGGCTTTCTTCACCATCAACGTAGTTCAAAGGTAGTTCACCGACAGAGTTAACGGGATAGTTTACGCCAATTAAATAGGACATTAAGGATGTGAGATCAGCTTGATTGATGTCGTTTCGTTTGATATCCCCCAGTTCCCATGTTTCTGTgtaattatcaaaaattggaacTTTATTTTGCACTGGTTTGTTTAAGCCAGCACCCCATGCAACAAGAGGGGTTCTGGTATTATTTGGATGACCATCACCATGAGATCCGAATGCGCTCATGCCGTGGTCGGCGGTAAAAATGAATGCACTATCTTgatcattaaaaaaattgtttacCTTATAGACCAAAGTTGAAACTTGATCATCGATGTATTTCACATTATCATAGTATTCAGCAGAGTAAGGTCTGTATGAATGTCCTGCAGTATCACATCCTAATAAGTGAAGGAAGAATACGTTACCTTCttgtcttatttcttcatttaGATCTGGATCATGAGTAGCATTTTTTAGAAGTTGATCGAAATGTCTAAAGACGAATGCATCCAGTTCAATGGAGGATTGAGTAAAGTCTTCATACTCGTGACCATACATCCATGTGTCCATTTTGTCACTAGAATCGCGGGTCTTGAACATTGGTAAAATATCTGGCGATCCCATTGCGTAAGTATGAGTTGACTGATTAAAAAAGCTGTCAAAATCGACAGGATTTTCTTGCCACCCTTTCGTCACTGCACTTACGTCTTCGTAAAATCCTGCGATCATTGCTATATGGCCTGGGCGTGACTCAGTTGGCATCCTAGTGTGCGATACTCCATATGTAGCATTATTCAGAACCAAAGATCTGATATAAGGtgccaaaaaatctgtCTCACCCGTTTCCGGGTGTGTTACCTTGTCGAATGTAGTATCTGCACGTAATCCATCGCCAACAATGAGAAATAACCTCTTGGCTGGCGGGCTTTCTGTACTACGGTACTGTTGCATGCCATGAACCAATGGCGATACGAAATATATATCGAAAATCGACCATAAATAGAAGAGATGGAATAAAACTCCAACAAAAATTAGTGCCAGCCTATGCCTGTTCCACATCACTATTGTTGTTTGTCCAATTCGATACTCAATGGCTTCGTGTCGCCTCAAATACTACGGCGATGAGGtccatatatatatattcgAGTCTTTCAGATTTATGAGAACGAGTTGCGTACAGGTGTCAATGAGAACTGCGCGCGTCGCGAAACGCAAATACCtcaaaggtgaaaaaaactataTATAAGTTTTAGAAGGCAATAGCAGGCCTATATTCATGTTCGCCACCCTCGGTGAATTTACTGGGGTGAACCTTTGTACAAGTTATTGAGAAGATTGGCAAAACTTTGGGCCACAATGCGCTGCCTACTATTAATTTCGGCAAGCTTGGAGACAACTTCAAAATCGAAGTCCTTGCAAGAGACCCAGTTCCCTGCATTCTCAACTTTAAGCAGTTTATCACCCAAAATCTTGTCAGCTTCTAGCCTCTCAGATAAACTCTGTAGAAGCTCTTGCTTAAGAAAGTTTGATTTAGCATTGAACTCTTTAACATACTGTTTGCACCTTTCCATTTGAGATTTATTCAAAACATTGCATTGAAAATTGGGCATCGCAGGTAAATCTAAATCGATAGCTTTGGAGGTTATCTTATACTGGTGCAGCGGGATGATTTCGGGCCTGTAAATTTTCGGAAGAGGCTGATTGACAGGCATGTACAGATTTTCTTCTAGGTTTGTAGGTATTTTGCTAGCGGCTGACTCGTTCTGGCGGCTATGATGATGACCTTTACTTTCTGAAGAATTCATATCTATTTCAGGGGACTCCTCCTTGAAATTTAATTTCGCTTTTTTGATGACAGGAACCGTATTCAATGTATCGCTAACCTTTCTCATATCAAACAAGTCATTGTCAATGGGCAATGAATCTTTCAGATCGTCCAACTTTATACTTTGTGATTCGGCTTTTCGTATTTTTGCTGCTTTGATGGAATCAACTGTCAACTCgatctcatttttttctgtttttaatttcttttcttcatccttAAAATTACTTAATATGTTCTTCAGAGTATCCCAACTTTCTGACATATCGGCACCTTCTGTATTTGATGCTCTTTTCACAGGTGAAACAGATCTCCTCTCGTGTGTTCTAGCTTCATGTTTCGTCCTGGCATAGTGGCGATGTCGATTGTTGGCGAATGGAGAGCCAGGTAAATGCTCAAATGGATCTGAAGAGTTGGCTTTGTGTAATTTAGATCGTACGGCCGTTCCGTTTTCATCACTGGATTCCTTCTCTTCGCTTTTGGGAGGCTCGCTACGTTTTTCGCTGATATCTTCAGTGTTTATGTGATGAGGCGGAGtgccattatttttattgttAAAGATGGAGCTCGATTTCTCGGTTTTCGTTTCACTCTTGTGAGGagatctttgatttctttggtAGTTCTTAAGATTGAAGGATTGGAAAATGGGAACCCTCGAATGTGAGTTAAATGTTGGATGGGCCTCGTTTCCAGTGCCGAACCCATATGGTTGTTGTTCGTAAGGCCTGTGGTTATAGTTTTTTGACGGCCTGTTTTTTTGAGGTGTCTTTAAATTATTTTCGTCCTTATGAAAGTCTTCGCCTGCGCCCCCAGTCAGACCATCGTAGCGATGACAGTTATTTCGCGGTTTATACTCTGTCAACCCCTTGGCAACCAACGTGGAATCGTATCTtaatttcttctctctATCCATTAGAATAGAGTACGCGTTATTAATTACTTTGAAGAGCTCAGCAGCCGAATCAGACTTCGACTTATCAGGGTGCAGCTCTCGTGCTAGTTTTCTGTACGATTTTTGAACCTCTGCATCAGTAGCACTAGAAGTAAGTCCTAGAGAGGAGTAAAATGTGGTAACATCCAGTTTAATTTTCAACGTTTGCGTCATTGAACCCAATTTCTACCTATCTACTCCTGTAGAAGCTAGTTGAATCAGACCCCAGTGGTCACTTTCACAAAAGACGTGATATAGTCATGTTGTGactattcaaaatcatgTTTATCGATGATATTTTTCGACTAAATTATTTTAGTTACACCAAAACGTAAATACCCAAAGGAGCGAAGTCACATGACTTCTCGGTACTAATGACATGACAGTGTATACCAAACACACAGTCAGGTATAAAGATCTCACGCTGTAGATGCCATTCTGATCATTCATTTTAGAGTGGTTCCAGATGGCACAGGGTAGCTTTCGCTCTCAAGCACCCTTAAATTCCCGGCGCAACGGGATGAAGATCCGCATGTATGAAATATCCTGGACGcaacagaaaaaagaacCTATATGGACCTATGGAGATCCCCAAATATcagaatattttttattcttgaaTGAAAACGAGAATTATATCTTTACTCCTCTCTAACACGTTATTGCGATCTGAtgaatttacaaaaataatACAACTCCGATGCGGGGAGTCGAACCCCGGTCTCCACGGTGAAAGCGAGGTGTGATAGCCGTTACACTACATCGGATTATTGATATACATTTGTTTTCCATGTTTGAAGCGTAGATACTATATGGCTCTGATCATTTGACAActtcctcaatttttctttttgtcGTGCAACTCCGCAGTTGGACACTAATTTGTGGGGGGGAGAACAAACGAAATGAGCAAGTTTTTGTCTGCCACGTTACCTACACAGACTGAATGACTTATGCGTAGTGCATGATACTAACGTAATTAAATGCGTCATCTGTCCACATGTGGCTACTACCTATCATACTGCAAGAGCTTACAATTCCCCATCTTTGCGGTGAGGAATACTCAGCATTATCGCAATCTATTCCGGATACGCGCGACGCAAAAACAAGGTAGAGCTAAaccttttttattttgaaaagaactgACGTATCATTTCCAAGGGAGTTCAAATCCTTTGGGGACCGTATTCATTGCGTTGGCGCCGtgatattttattttgtaTCATGTCTTGACTTAAATACCATAGTACCGTCGGTAACAGCactttatattttgaactTGGCTCCCAGCAATAATAACAATCGTAAGTAAAACATCAGCGATGAAACAGAGTTTATTGTCCAGAATACAGCAAGGTATCCATTTGCCACACAACAGCGTACCACGCCAGCATAGTCCCTACGCACCTACAGCCAAAAATCTCACCGTGAATGCAATAATCGCATATTTGTACGGATATGGAGCATTCGCTATGTACAAAGATTACAGTAGGACAAAATCCAGTGCGATGCGGCTACCTAGGAACCCCGAAGCCTCTCTGCCTTCGACGTTTGAGGGCAGGAAGGAAAGCGTTCATGATAAGCCTAACCGCGTATTCAACTCCGATGAGATGAAGGAAGCCCAAATTTCGACACCGATGAGAGTCTTGAAATCATTGACGTACGGTGatatttctgaaatttcaGTTGCATGGGGGGTTTTAATTCAACTATGCAATACAGCGCATGCCACATATGGAGTCAAGTCGTGGATTTTCAGATCAAGCGTATTGGGAGTTCTTGGGTTCCCTCCTTTGGCTTACTATTGGTTTAGATCGACTTtatttgagaaagaaagCGCCGGTGTGATTATCAACTGATGTATATAGGTGAGTGACCTTTTTTAGGAATCCAAACGTCTGAATTGAAGAGACATTTATTTGtacacatttttttgttttatatccaatatatttatatatatttttatgaAAATTTATGCAAAGTTAACGATTTGCTGAAGAACTGTAAGTACTGTACGGACTCATAATTGTGTTTCtgaattgttttcttgatacGTTCAAATGCaatctgaagaaaaagtaatAACTAATGTACAATGCCGATGCTATATTTAACCACGTTGAAATCCCACTGATTTCGCcgttttcattgaaaagaagatcTGCTGCTTAACAGTCGACCAAATCAATGACTTCCAAATGGACTGGATGACATTGTTCACCCAGGGATTCATCGTACAAGTTGTAGAAGCTACCTGATAGACATTGGAAGAAAACATCATTGTCACCAATAGCCAAGTTACCTTCTGGGGTGATGGACCAGCCAGCAGCGTAAATAGCGCCAGCTTGTGGAGTTGGACCATCAAATTGGAATTGTCTGTTTGCAACAATGGAACCAATTCTATTCTTGTTATCGGTTAAAATACCACCTTTCAAGTTCATTTCCAGGGTACCTTCAGTTTTGCAAGCGGTTGATTTAACTGGATCACTGTTGTCGGAAGGAGCAGAGGAAGTAGTAGCTTGGACTTGTCCATCAGTAATTTGAGAAGCAACCTTTGTGGTTTGAGTTGTTGCTTGAATTTGACCGTCAGTTATTTGAGAGACCGGTGCCGCTGTTGTAGCATTGTGGAAAGCTGGGGACAAAGTTGTGGTAGTAGCTTGGATTTGACCATCACCGATCTGCGATACTGGAGCAGCGGTCTTTGTGGTAGCCTGGATTTGGCCATCACCTATCTGCGATACTGGAGCAGCGCTTGTAGCATTACGGGGAGTTGGGGATAAGGTTGTGGTAGTAGCTTGGATTTGGCCGTCACCGATCTGCGATACTGGAGCAGCGGTCTTTGTGGTAGCCTGGATTTGGCCATCGCCGATCTGCGATACTGGAGCAGCGCTTGTAGCATTACGGGGAGTTGGGGATAAGGTTGTGGTAGTAGCTTGGATTTGGCCGTCACCGATCTGCGATACTGGAGCAGCGGTCTTTGTGGTAGCCTGGATTTGGCCATCGCCTATCTGCGATACTGGAGCAGCGGTCTTTGTGGTAGCTTGGATTTGACCATCACCGATCTGCGATACTGGAGCAGCGGTCTTTGTGGTAGCTTGGATTTGACCATCACCGATCTGCGATACTGGAGCAGCGGTCTTTGTGGTAGCCTGAATTTGGCCGTCGCCGATCTGCGACACGGCATCTCTCTTTGCCATGGAAACAGAGCCAGTTGAGATCGGTTGAACAGCGATACCGAAGGCAGTGGCGTGGTCGGTGGCACCACCGCTGTAAGTAGCGTTGGGTGTCATAGTGGACCAGGTTTGGTTTGGCAAGGACGAAGCCAAGGCCGTGGCGGCTAAGGTAAGTGTTAACAGAGTTTTTTGGTACTGCATTTCAGGCTTGATGATCGATACTTGTGTATTGCTTTGGTTGATGGTTTTTTACACAACTAGCAGAAACATATCTAGGCTAGAATCCAACCGACCTTTTATACTTCAAGAGGCCGTTCGACAATTCGCGATGGCTGATGAACTCAATTTAAAAGATCAAGCAAGCCAGATCGAGAAATCTAGATCATTGGCCGCCGCTACACGCTGCAAGGCTCCGCAACTCGACGCGGCCCTGGGCACTTATTGCAATGGCTTGCCGTCTTCATTTAACGGCCGACCTCGCATGCACCGTTACAAAATCAAAGGGTCTGTTACCATGGAAGCGGCGACCGCCTAATTACAAGAAAACCCAGCTACACGCCTAAAAATAGCTGCAAGCCCAAGAATCTGTGTCGAAACGCAGCTTGGCAACTCTATATTACCCACCTGCCTTGCGGCACTGGTCATTCAATTAATTGTGCCCAACCACTGTCCCTCAACCTTGCttgcttttcaatttacGCCGCCGTGATAAATTAGAGCCCTGTTACCCGCCCCAACCCgcctcttttttttcgcCGTCTCAATCAATACATGTCCAAAGCGGGCCTATCGATAATTGACGCGtgaattttgttttgatttggatCAACAAGTGAAACGTACCCAAGGAGAGTCTTGGCATTGGACAAAAGCGGATTTGCGAGGGAGGGGGCACTCCCAGAGCACTGACGATAGCACCCGACATGCGAAATATAGGATTCCGCTACCGCTCCGCGCGTGCTCCGCTCGTGCTCCGCCTGATTCCTCTTCAATTCCAGCGCATTGCGCCGTGTTTGGTGTGCTTGCATTGCTCTATATATCTCATGCTTGACATTTGTCACCGAAACCAGTAAAAAAGCCTTGTTTCGTTGCTCCTGACATTGCCATAACCAGCCAGCATAGCACATCACACATCTCACACATATGGGTCAGGGACAAATAAGCAACGTAACCCCTCTTCAAAGTGGTTCCCAGTATGTATCAGTTAATTACGTTACCCAGCAAGGAAATAAAATGCAAGACGCGCGCGGATACACATGTTGGGAAAACGTAGCCTGTGCTGGTGATAAAAGCCATTTTTACCCgatatggaaaaaaattgatttatCGAAATCCTTACCCCTCATATTGTTCTAATTATAGTACATACGAAAAGGTATAGTTGAAATTAAAACAGATCATACTGTCAGTGAAAAAAGGCAAAAGAGGCAAATTAAACATAATTTTAGAAACCAGTGAGAAAATGAGGATCAGTGGACAGCCGAGCTTGTTTCGGAAAACATATATAAAGGATTGGGGCGGCAGGAAGAGGGGATGCAGGAGATGGGAGTTTTCAGTTGGAGCTTTTGGGAGGACACCAAGAATAACCTTCAGTTGCTCAGATCCAGTAGAAGCCCTAAGCAATACATTCCACACAGAAATGCAATTCAAGAAGACCATAATCACAACGGCTTTTGCCGCCACAGCCCTGTCTGCTTACGTGCCAAGCGAACCATGGTCCACTTTGACACCCACCGCCACTTACAGCGGCGGTGCCACCGACCACGCCACTGCGTTCGGCATTGCCGTTAATCCGGTCGCCAACTCGTCGTCTGCTTCGCTGGCCAAGAGAGATGGTGTATCCCAGATCGGCGACGGTCAAATCCAGGCTGCCACAACCACGAGGTCCACGGCTGCGCCCGTCTCACAAATCAGCGACGGCCAGATCCAAGCTACTGCCGCTACCAGATCTACCGCTGCACctgtttctcaaatcagCGACGGCCAAATTCAAGCTACCACTGCAACCAGATCTACCGCTGCTcttgtttctcaaatcagCGACGGCCAAATCCAAGCTACCACCGCTACCAGATCTACCGCTGCTCCTGTCTCCCAGATCAGCGACGGTCAAATCCAAGCTACCACCGCTACCAGATCCACCGCTGCTCctgtttctcaaatcagCGACGGTCAAATCCAAGCTACTACCGCCACTAGATCTACCGCTGCTCctgtttctcaaatcagCGACGGCCAAATCCAAGCTACCACTGCTACTTCTAGCGCCGATGctatttctcaaatcagTGATGGTCAAATCCAAGCCACCACTTCTGCCCACACCACGGACGCCGCTTCTCAAGTGAGCGATGGCCAAGTTCAAGCTACTTCCACCACAAGTGGAGCTTCCCAAGTAAGTGATGGTCAAGTCCAAGCTACATCAGGTGCTTCAGCCGACAGCAGTAACCCAGTCAGAGCCGTCTCCTGTAAGACTGATGGTACTCTGGAGATGAACTTGAAAGCTGGTATTCTAACCGATAACAGGGGTAGAATTGGTTCCATCGTTTCCAACAGACAATTCCAGTTTGATGGTCCACCACCACAAGCCGGTGCCATCTACGCTGCCGGTTGGTCCATCACCCCAGAAGGTAACTTGGCTATCGGTGAGAATGACGTTTTCTATCAATGTCTATCAGGTAGCTTCTACAACTTGTACGATGAATCCCTGGGTGAACAATGTCATCCAGTCCATTTGGAAGTCATTGATTTGATCGACTGTTAAAGTTTACACAAAAGTTTTATCCCTTCAAATTAAAAGATTTGCATAGATCAATTTAGCATACTTACCATGAATTGATCGCATCCGTTcctttgcatttttttgatgttcGTTCCCCCATTCAATGGTTTAGCCGCCGAAAACATTTCGTTCGTGTAATTCATGTAgatttaccttttttttacattccttttcaaaattatatATGAAAACTATTAATACTAACTAATAAACGTGAATTCTTTATGTTataactgaaaaaaaaactttttatCTATTTGTATACAtttctatatatatactcAACGTGACAATGCGTCTTCACAAATTGGTAATTTGTATAATGAATGAATGAACttaaaaataatgataacCGGGTTCATGTTGATAAAGAAAGTGTTGTGATGCAGAAACCTGAGAACTAACAATCCACTAGGTTAATAACTTCCAAATGAATGGCACTACATTGTGCACCCAATGATTGGTCGTACAAGTTGTAGAAGTTACCTGATAGACATTGATAGAAAACGTCATTCTCACCGATAGCCAAGTTACCTTCTGGGGTGATGGACCAACCGGCAGCGTAGATGGCACCGGCTTGTGGTGGTGGACCATCAAACTGGAATTGTCTGTTGGAAACGATGGAACCAATTCTACCCCTACCATCGGTCAAGACACCATCCTTTAAGGAAATTTCCAAAGTACCGTCGTTTTTACAGGAGGAGGAATCTAGAGAAAGGGGCGCGGTCGGACAGACAGAATTAGATAGTGTTGTTTTGGAACTACTTGGTTCCAGAGTTGTTGTGGAGCCGGTTGGAGCTGTTGAAACAGTTGAGTGCTGAAGTTGACCGTCACTGATTTGACTAACGCCAGAGGTAGCGACTTGAGTTGTTTCAGTGGCAGCAGCAGTTTCGGATGCAGGCGTAGCAGAACTTGGAGCAGCAGTTTCACTTGCAGTTGTACTTGTCGCTTGAACTTGACCATCCCCGATTTGAGAAACAGCATCTCTCTTGGCTTTTTGACTACCAATAGTTTGAATAGCGATACCGAAAGAGGATGAATAACCAGTTGCACCGCATGAATAGGTAGCTGTTGGTGTTAAAGTCTCCCATGGACTACCTGGGGTGTAACCTTCAGCAGATGTAGTGGCAGCTAAGGTAGCGACTGACAATAAAGtgatgtttttgaattgcatctttttctgagatatgttgatttaaaaaaacttttgtgcaaaatcaattgaagTAGAGGTAAATACAACGAAGCGAGTGAGTGTATTAATTCCTTTGTTGATCTGAAGATGGTCTTTTCAATGACAAGCTTGTTTTATCTGTGATATAGATTTTAGTTGAGAAGAGCAAGTAATTGAATTGACATTATTCCAGGTATTATATATGTATTTCTACAGAGTTAAAGTGTTCGCAATAAGGTCTATTAAAAACGAAAACTAGTCTCGAACGAaagctcttcatttttttaccttCTATGTTTGGTTTCGTCTCATTGTTTGTTGACACTTTGACCGCGTCTTGAATATTTTCGCGTATTGGAAGCCTCTGCGGGTGGGAGAAAACTTTCCGTACGGACGCCAATTTGCCAAGGTAAGAACCCAAAACGGTTAATGATACGTCGTGAACTGTTTCAGATTCTACCGCTTGTAGATACACCTTGCAGTTAAATGACGCATTGAGCATTCTGGTGTAATTCAATAGTTACGAATTGCGGACTGTTGCTTCTAAAATGGGGCTATTGCACTTGACGACGCAAAAGCTGTTTTCCATGAACCGCTAAAAATGACCTTTACGCACTACCAACCCTTTCAGTGTAGTTCCATTGCCGGTTTGAGCACGGAAGATGGCAAGGTGGCCAGCCAGAGAAATACAAGCACGAACAGCTCAAGCTACTTGTATTTGTGGATATATTTACATATAAATGTACATCACAGGTAGTAGCGAGCGTATCAGATTAGAGGTCTATGTCCAGAAGACTGAAGTTAGAATGCTTTTCAACGTTTACGCCCGAAAGATATCTGATAGAAAGTTCAGATTTCGATCAATTAGAATAGGAGGAATCTGCATCGTAACTGTAAAAATGTGCTCCAGTAATACCACCAggtttcaaaacttttagcGCCCCTTGGAAGCTTCTGTTTAATTTAATTTTCCGATCAAACCATTCCGCCACGTATTCGCGATGTTGATTAAAATCAGGTTCAGATGAGGATATCGTCAtcgttttttcttcacccGGTTGGAAATTTCCAAGTGAAATTTTAAGGCCATTAATTGTCACTGTCAGGTCCTTGATTCTTTTATCGTGTAATGTAGAAACTAAATCATTCACAGCATTCTTGGCATTACTATCGTTGGAGCTTTCGAATCCGATGCTGGAAAACGATGGCATTTGCAGgaaatcaaatttgtaatgctttttgataatattaTAATACTTTGAGTTACGGTTTGGTGGTTCTCCGTTTCTTATTAGAAGGACCTGTTTCAGGTATCTGGATCGGTGGCTTTCCGCAAGCATGGTATCGGACGTAGTGACGAGATGGTGACATGTTTCTAGCATTTTGTCTAGTTCCCTCACTTCTGACTGAAATACTTTGTTGGAAGTTGCTTTCAAACCATCAAATATTTCGAGCCAGCAATCCCATGTCTTACCTATTGTGCCCGTAAACGTACCATATTCACCAATATTTCCTCTGCCATCTCTGCCTACAATTACTAACCCGAGtaaatcatcatcgttgAGACTATTCaggatttttttcatattatCAGCTAATGTTTTCTGCTCATTTACTCCATAGTTGCAAATACTTAAACATATTATTAGTTGGAGAGGTACATTCGATTTCTCACTTTCCCAAGGTTGCGATTTTTCAGTGAAGGAACAATTCTGTTTGAGGGTTTCGAGATGAAGATTTATGGCACTGTGAATCTCAACTGGGAGAATATGCCATGCAGTTAAAGTGATGTGTTCCAGATGTGGTAATTCAGTTCCTCCAGACATGTAGTACATCCATTTCTCCATAAGACTTTGCTTAGAATCAAATGAGCGACATGAAAGATAAACTTCAGGAAGCACTGTACTTTTAAGGTCAATGAGTAGTGTATCTCTGTCCAGTTTCAATACTTGACAAATTTGCTTCATGGGTATTTTACCAACTGTAGTCATCGTTTCATGATCGAAGAGTATAAGGATATCTTGGAACAAATATGCAATAATATTAGCAATCCATTGTTCACCATCAGTGGAATAATCGATTGCGTCAAATATTAAAAGAGATCCTACTTGATCACATATGTTGATCTTGTCCTTCAGGTATTCTTCCAGTTGAACTCCTAAACAAGTTGTCTCACCACGTTCAAGCTGCGCTTCATTCGCATTGAGCTGTACCATCGCTGGAGTATAATTCCCGCTTGTCTTCACGCGAATTGTAAAGGAGGACAAATCCTCATCGCTATTTTGGCATATTTCAACCAGAGGACCGCATTGGTCGCTTGGAAGTATACCATTTAGATCCATGGGCAATTGCTTCAAGCTTGGATTGCTCAAAGATCTTTGGTTCGTGCATTGCTCTTTATCTAGGAGACCTGAAA contains:
- a CDS encoding uncharacterized protein (similar to Saccharomyces cerevisiae YJL160C and PIR1 (YKL164C); ancestral locus Anc_1.187), coding for MQYQKTLLTLTLAATALASSLPNQTWSTMTPNATYSGGATDHATAFGIAVQPISTGSVSMAKRDAVSQIGDGQIQATTKTAAPVSQIGDGQIQATTKTAAPVSQIGDGQIQATTKTAAPVSQIGDGQIQATTKTAAPVSQIGDGQIQATTTTLSPTPRNATSAAPVSQIGDGQIQATTKTAAPVSQIGDGQIQATTTTLSPTPRNATSAAPVSQIGDGQIQATTKTAAPVSQIGDGQIQATTTTLSPAFHNATTAAPVSQITDGQIQATTQTTKVASQITDGQVQATTSSAPSDNSDPVKSTACKTEGTLEMNLKGGILTDNKNRIGSIVANRQFQFDGPTPQAGAIYAAGWSITPEGNLAIGDNDVFFQCLSGSFYNLYDESLGEQCHPVHLEVIDLVDC
- the JJJ2 gene encoding Jjj2p (similar to Saccharomyces cerevisiae JJJ2 (YJL162C); ancestral locus Anc_1.185), which translates into the protein MTQTLKIKLDVTTFYSSLGLTSSATDAEVQKSYRKLARELHPDKSKSDSAAELFKVINNAYSILMDREKKLRYDSTLVAKGLTEYKPRNNCHRYDGLTGGAGEDFHKDENNLKTPQKNRPSKNYNHRPYEQQPYGFGTGNEAHPTFNSHSRVPIFQSFNLKNYQRNQRSPHKSETKTEKSSSIFNNKNNGTPPHHINTEDISEKRSEPPKSEEKESSDENGTAVRSKLHKANSSDPFEHLPGSPFANNRHRHYARTKHEARTHERRSVSPVKRASNTEGADMSESWDTLKNILSNFKDEEKKLKTEKNEIELTVDSIKAAKIRKAESQSIKLDDLKDSLPIDNDLFDMRKVSDTLNTVPVIKKAKLNFKEESPEIDMNSSESKGHHHSRQNESAASKIPTNLEENLYMPVNQPLPKIYRPEIIPLHQYKITSKAIDLDLPAMPNFQCNVLNKSQMERCKQYVKEFNAKSNFLKQELLQSLSERLEADKILGDKLLKVENAGNWVSCKDFDFEVVSKLAEINSRQRIVAQSFANLLNNLYKGSPQ
- the MCD4 gene encoding mannose-ethanolamine phosphotransferase MCD4 (similar to Saccharomyces cerevisiae MCD4 (YKL165C); ancestral locus Anc_1.184) codes for the protein MWNRHRLALIFVGVLFHLFYLWSIFDIYFVSPLVHGMQQYRSTESPPAKRLFLIVGDGLRADTTFDKVTHPETGETDFLAPYIRSLVLNNATYGVSHTRMPTESRPGHIAMIAGFYEDVSAVTKGWQENPVDFDSFFNQSTHTYAMGSPDILPMFKTRDSSDKMDTWMYGHEYEDFTQSSIELDAFVFRHFDQLLKNATHDPDLNEEIRQEGNVFFLHLLGCDTAGHSYRPYSAEYYDNVKYIDDQVSTLVYKVNNFFNDQDSAFIFTADHGMSAFGSHGDGHPNNTRTPLVAWGAGLNKPVQNKVPIFDNYTETWELGDIKRNDINQADLTSLMSYLIGVNYPVNSVGELPLNYVDGEESQKLHGLYNNAKSVLEQYLVKEKEVINSQFVYKEYGGFVEKNHSQYLIEIEKLLSRIAMGETALEPKAILLTEELMKNTLDGLHYLTTYNWRFIRTIVTLGFIGWITYAFTIFLRLFILNKANEFTGTSLLNYVTFGALGIILNWVLYYQKSPFNFYMYLQFPLYLWSRIFSNHKILSAGFREFFKGISLIQKVLVAILIVGVYESIVYGFFHRWIFAVIFNLLAFYPLYCGIKSLKSNLGWILTSAFMSTFTLYDAVKIESLNQISLAVLLMLITSLYGVVKINKTISNYTLSILLTQIALVLGMLLVTQKSVISLQNRQGLPRDCQVGAWAIMGISLFIMPMLHYLKPNNDYKLRLLVIYLTFAPTFVILTISFESLFYVSFTSYIVQWIEIESEIKQTKTHENWLQLLRVSVIGFFLLQVAFFGTGNVASISSFSLDSVYRLLPIFDPFPMGALLMLKLIIPYILLSTGLGILNLKLNIKDYTISSLIISTNDILSLNFFFLLKTEGSWLDIGITISNYCLAILSSLFILILEVLSHLLLRNVTINDPVLRAKKHV
- a CDS encoding uncharacterized protein (similar to Saccharomyces cerevisiae HSP150 (YJL159W) and PIR3 (YKL163W); ancestral locus Anc_1.188); its protein translation is MRISGQPSLFRKTYIKDWGGRKRGCRRWEFSVGAFGRTPRITFSCSDPVEALSNTFHTEMQFKKTIITTAFAATALSAYVPSEPWSTLTPTATYSGGATDHATAFGIAVNPVANSSSASLAKRDGVSQIGDGQIQAATTTRSTAAPVSQISDGQIQATAATRSTAAPVSQISDGQIQATTATRSTAALVSQISDGQIQATTATRSTAAPVSQISDGQIQATTATRSTAAPVSQISDGQIQATTATRSTAAPVSQISDGQIQATTATSSADAISQISDGQIQATTSAHTTDAASQVSDGQVQATSTTSGASQVSDGQVQATSGASADSSNPVRAVSCKTDGTLEMNLKAGILTDNRGRIGSIVSNRQFQFDGPPPQAGAIYAAGWSITPEGNLAIGENDVFYQCLSGSFYNLYDESLGEQCHPVHLEVIDLIDC
- the FMP33 gene encoding Fmp33p (similar to Saccharomyces cerevisiae YJL161W; ancestral locus Anc_1.186), coding for MKQSLLSRIQQGIHLPHNSVPRQHSPYAPTAKNLTVNAIIAYLYGYGAFAMYKDYSRTKSSAMRLPRNPEASLPSTFEGRKESVHDKPNRVFNSDEMKEAQISTPMRVLKSLTYGDISEISVAWGVLIQLCNTAHATYGVKSWIFRSSVLGVLGFPPLAYYWFRSTLFEKESAGVIIN